In a single window of the Sulfurimonas sp. hsl 1-7 genome:
- a CDS encoding thioredoxin family protein, whose amino-acid sequence MKKLFVILILVSGLSASTMFTLSGIKKVYPVVEISGKDLPKEFKATAQEEIRTILDELGISYKGYDQRALALLISSRYIENTLLITMKLEIGEQVLRVDSKQKTFAITYESAESIPVRDKEEIADQLEDGLMVLLDRFSEQYIEENKKIVKVDLKNDDFSKLGYETDYNAAVKKAQKLKKPILLVLVANYCPWCRKFEENVLRKKDVNELIQSKYVPLIINKEKGGFPKELDISFTPITHFINYKTLKSEKMIAGYNNKDEFLYTLRNFTSK is encoded by the coding sequence TTGAAAAAACTATTTGTAATATTGATTTTAGTAAGTGGTTTAAGTGCCAGCACGATGTTTACCCTCAGTGGTATTAAAAAAGTATATCCTGTTGTAGAGATAAGCGGTAAAGATCTGCCAAAAGAGTTTAAAGCAACTGCACAAGAGGAGATTAGAACTATTCTTGATGAACTCGGTATCAGTTATAAAGGGTACGATCAAAGAGCTTTAGCACTTTTAATAAGTTCTAGATATATTGAAAATACTTTGTTAATTACTATGAAACTTGAGATAGGTGAGCAGGTTCTAAGAGTAGATTCAAAACAAAAAACATTTGCTATCACTTATGAGAGTGCAGAGAGTATACCTGTACGTGATAAAGAGGAGATAGCAGATCAACTAGAAGACGGTTTAATGGTACTTTTAGACAGATTTAGCGAGCAGTATATTGAAGAGAATAAAAAGATCGTAAAAGTAGATCTTAAAAATGACGACTTTTCTAAACTTGGATATGAAACAGATTATAATGCAGCCGTTAAAAAAGCACAAAAGTTAAAAAAGCCTATCTTGCTTGTACTTGTGGCAAATTACTGCCCATGGTGTAGAAAATTTGAAGAGAACGTACTTCGTAAAAAAGATGTAAACGAACTGATTCAAAGTAAATATGTTCCGTTGATTATAAATAAAGAAAAAGGCGGCTTTCCAAAAGAGTTAGACATCTCTTTTACACCTATTACACACTTTATTAATTACAAAACATTAAAAAGTGAAAAAATGATCGCAGGTTATAACAATAAAGATGAATTTTTGTATACTTTAAGGAACTTTACTTCAAAATAA
- a CDS encoding AtpZ/AtpI family protein, producing the protein MDNKNQEEQPRFKPLIEAADHLSLGISIVVAVLMGVGIGWLLQRWTGVAWTMFIGVFIGIAAAILNVYKAYSKQYKEYEELAKERSERMKPHFDKDEDDEDYGEKNY; encoded by the coding sequence ATGGATAATAAAAATCAAGAAGAACAACCTCGTTTTAAACCCCTTATAGAAGCAGCGGATCATCTCTCTTTAGGGATCTCGATCGTAGTTGCCGTACTTATGGGTGTAGGTATAGGATGGCTGCTACAACGTTGGACAGGTGTAGCTTGGACAATGTTTATCGGTGTATTTATCGGTATAGCTGCGGCAATTCTTAACGTATATAAAGCGTATTCAAAACAATACAAAGAGTATGAAGAGCTTGCAAAAGAGAGAAGTGAGCGTATGAAGCCTCATTTTGACAAAGATGAAGATGATGAGGACTATGGTGAGAAAA
- a CDS encoding glutaminase, which yields MDYQKILEEIAAEVKPLLHKGKVADYIPALSEVNPEHFAFSITLSDGTQYHVGDSQTLFSIQSISKVFTFILSLKAYGTHMYDRIGVEPSGNPFNSLVQLEYEHGKPRNPFINAGAVNVTDALVSHYGSCEITISEVLEFIRSIADDNSIGFSERVAASEMEHGFRNMALANLMKSFNNFDNCVEEVVKTYFKHCAIEMNTDMLSRAMLFLSNYGKDPINGKTYITPQQVKRVNAVMLTCGHYDASGDFAFHVGLPGKSGVGGGIVAVIPDVMGIAVWSPGLNAQGNSLVGTKALELFTTKTGLSIF from the coding sequence ATGGATTATCAAAAAATATTAGAGGAGATAGCCGCGGAGGTAAAACCACTGTTGCATAAAGGTAAAGTGGCTGATTATATCCCGGCGCTCTCAGAAGTAAATCCTGAACATTTTGCATTTTCTATAACACTCTCTGACGGGACTCAGTATCATGTAGGAGACTCGCAAACCCTTTTTTCTATACAAAGTATCTCCAAGGTTTTTACTTTTATTCTTTCCTTGAAGGCTTACGGTACACATATGTATGATCGTATAGGAGTTGAGCCCTCAGGTAATCCGTTTAATTCACTGGTACAGCTTGAGTATGAACATGGCAAGCCTCGTAATCCTTTTATCAATGCGGGTGCCGTAAATGTTACAGATGCTCTTGTAAGTCACTACGGCAGCTGCGAAATAACAATTTCAGAGGTACTAGAGTTTATCCGCTCTATAGCAGATGACAATAGTATCGGCTTTAGTGAGAGGGTAGCTGCTTCAGAGATGGAGCATGGGTTTAGAAACATGGCTTTAGCGAACTTGATGAAAAGTTTTAATAATTTTGATAATTGTGTCGAAGAGGTTGTAAAAACATATTTTAAACATTGTGCTATTGAGATGAATACCGATATGCTCTCACGTGCTATGCTTTTTCTATCAAACTATGGAAAAGACCCGATCAATGGAAAAACCTATATAACTCCGCAACAGGTTAAAAGGGTTAATGCCGTGATGCTTACCTGCGGTCATTATGATGCTTCGGGTGATTTTGCTTTTCATGTTGGACTTCCCGGGAAAAGTGGTGTCGGAGGGGGTATTGTTGCTGTAATACCTGATGTGATGGGTATTGCTGTTTGGTCACCGGGATTAAATGCTCAAGGTAATTCTCTGGTGGGGACAAAAGCCTTGGAGCTTTTTACGACAAAAACAGGACTCTCTATCTTTTAA
- the nifJ gene encoding pyruvate:ferredoxin (flavodoxin) oxidoreductase — protein MKHHNDTIDANEAVAQVAYKINEVIAIYPITPASVMGELCDLYASHQEKNILGTVPDVIEMQSEGGASGAVHGALQSGALTTTFTASQGLLLMMPNMYKIAGELTPTVFHIAARSIAAQALSIFGDHSDVMSVRQTGFAMLCSNSVQEAHDMTLISQSATLKSRIPFLHFFDGFRTSHEVDKIELLDDATIKYMLDDTLIQAHRERALTPDHPFIRGTSQNPDVYFQGRESVNSYYEITPEIVQECMEEFKTLTGREYHLFDYVGAEDAERVIILMGSGAEAVHETVEYLTKTGEKVGVLKVRLYRPFSIKHFIDALPNTVKSIAVLDRTKEAGSVGEPLYLDVVGAFNEAKEDGSLTYETPFIIGGRYGLSSKEFTPAMIKAIYDEISKEKPKIHFTIGINDDVTHTSLEYDPDFALPKNGTFEAIFFGLGSDGTVGANKNSIKIIGTQTDNYAQGYFVYDSKKSGSMTTSHLRFGPNPIHSTYLIEKADFVACHQSVFMEKFDILQHAKEGAVFLLNSPFDKEHVWDHLPRSIQEEMIQKRIKFYVVDGYRVAKESGMKRRINTVMQTCFFAISGVLEPDEAIAQIKKYIEKTYGKKSQELVELNFKAVDSALSHLFEVQLPKEATGKREFISPVKGKISKFVADVTANIIEGHGDAIPVSMIPSDGTWPTSTTQFEKRNIALEIPVWDPSSCVQCNECVLVCPHAVIRSKLVDDAHLQDAPEGFKAVKTKGKSYLENGNFTLQISAEDCTGCSLCTEVCIGLNKESEELKAINMTPTSQIDKDKEEKIWEYFLEIPEFDRGQLNHAKVKDSQFLQPLFEFSGACPGCGETPYIKLATQLFGDRMIVANATGCSSIYGGNLPTTPWATNKDGLGPAWSNSLFEDNAEFGLGFRLTIDKHEVQAKELVNELRKEIGEDLSDAILGATQTLEADIFAQRERVKELKSKIEKLDSEDACNLISLADYLVKKSVWIIGGDGWAYDIGYGGLDHVLASGKNVNILVLDTQVYSNTGGQQSKATPEGAVAKFAASGKPSNAKDLALMAMSYENVYVSRVAMGANYSQTVKAFAEAEAYEGVSIIIAYSHCIAHGYDLKYGMDQQKLAVDCGLWPMFRYNPELLKEGKNPMHLDYKGPKIPVKDYMYNETRFSMVHQADAQTAQEFLNAAEQHAQDLFKKYSKLAED, from the coding sequence ATGAAACATCACAATGACACCATAGATGCAAATGAGGCGGTGGCACAAGTTGCTTATAAGATAAACGAAGTTATCGCAATTTATCCGATCACTCCTGCATCTGTTATGGGAGAGTTGTGTGATCTTTATGCTTCTCATCAAGAAAAGAACATCTTAGGCACAGTCCCCGATGTTATAGAGATGCAAAGTGAAGGGGGGGCCAGCGGTGCAGTTCACGGCGCTCTTCAAAGCGGGGCACTTACAACTACATTTACGGCCTCTCAAGGGTTACTTTTAATGATGCCAAATATGTACAAAATAGCAGGGGAATTGACACCTACTGTTTTTCATATAGCGGCACGCTCGATCGCTGCACAGGCTCTCTCTATTTTCGGTGATCATAGTGATGTTATGAGTGTTCGTCAAACCGGTTTTGCGATGCTTTGCTCCAATTCCGTTCAAGAAGCGCATGACATGACTTTGATCTCCCAATCCGCAACCCTTAAATCGCGCATCCCTTTCTTACACTTTTTTGACGGTTTTAGAACCTCTCACGAAGTGGATAAAATAGAGTTGCTTGACGATGCAACTATCAAATATATGCTTGATGATACTCTTATTCAGGCTCATAGAGAAAGAGCACTTACCCCTGACCACCCTTTTATCCGCGGTACTTCGCAAAACCCTGATGTTTACTTTCAAGGGCGCGAGAGTGTTAACAGCTACTATGAGATAACTCCCGAGATTGTTCAAGAGTGTATGGAGGAGTTTAAAACGCTTACAGGAAGAGAGTATCATCTCTTTGATTATGTAGGTGCAGAGGATGCCGAGCGTGTGATCATCTTAATGGGTTCAGGTGCTGAAGCTGTACATGAAACGGTAGAGTATTTAACTAAGACTGGCGAGAAAGTGGGTGTGCTTAAAGTAAGACTTTACCGACCGTTTTCAATCAAACACTTTATAGATGCTTTGCCAAATACAGTGAAATCGATTGCCGTGCTCGATCGTACCAAAGAGGCGGGTTCAGTGGGTGAGCCACTTTATCTTGATGTGGTTGGTGCATTTAACGAAGCCAAAGAGGATGGAAGTTTAACCTACGAGACTCCATTTATCATAGGTGGACGTTACGGGCTCTCTTCAAAAGAGTTTACACCTGCTATGATCAAAGCTATCTATGATGAAATAAGCAAAGAAAAACCGAAGATCCATTTTACGATCGGGATTAACGATGATGTGACACATACGTCACTAGAGTACGATCCAGACTTTGCATTGCCGAAAAACGGCACTTTTGAAGCTATCTTTTTTGGTCTCGGATCTGACGGTACGGTGGGGGCAAATAAAAACTCGATCAAAATCATTGGGACACAGACAGATAATTATGCCCAAGGCTATTTTGTATACGATTCTAAAAAGTCCGGTTCTATGACAACATCGCATCTGCGTTTTGGTCCAAACCCGATCCATTCAACATACTTGATAGAAAAAGCTGATTTTGTAGCGTGTCATCAAAGTGTATTTATGGAGAAGTTTGACATCCTGCAACATGCTAAAGAGGGGGCGGTCTTTTTATTGAACTCTCCGTTTGATAAAGAACATGTATGGGATCATCTCCCTCGCTCGATCCAAGAGGAGATGATCCAAAAGCGTATCAAATTTTATGTGGTTGACGGATACAGGGTAGCAAAAGAGAGCGGGATGAAGCGACGCATCAATACGGTGATGCAAACCTGCTTCTTTGCAATATCTGGAGTACTCGAACCTGATGAAGCGATAGCACAGATCAAAAAGTATATAGAAAAAACATACGGGAAAAAGAGTCAGGAGTTGGTGGAGCTGAACTTCAAAGCAGTTGACAGTGCACTCTCCCATCTTTTTGAAGTGCAACTCCCTAAAGAAGCAACAGGAAAAAGGGAATTTATCTCTCCTGTAAAAGGGAAAATAAGCAAGTTCGTCGCCGATGTAACGGCAAACATTATAGAAGGTCACGGAGATGCTATTCCTGTGAGTATGATACCTTCAGACGGAACCTGGCCAACCTCTACGACACAGTTTGAAAAAAGAAATATTGCTTTAGAGATTCCGGTTTGGGATCCAAGCAGTTGTGTACAGTGTAACGAGTGTGTACTTGTCTGTCCACATGCGGTAATCCGCTCAAAATTAGTTGACGATGCACACTTGCAAGATGCACCTGAAGGTTTTAAAGCAGTGAAAACAAAAGGGAAAAGTTATCTCGAAAACGGTAATTTTACACTCCAGATCTCGGCTGAGGATTGTACGGGATGCTCACTTTGTACAGAGGTGTGTATAGGGCTCAATAAAGAGAGCGAAGAGTTAAAAGCTATCAATATGACACCGACTTCTCAAATAGACAAAGACAAAGAGGAAAAAATTTGGGAATACTTTTTAGAGATTCCCGAATTTGATCGCGGGCAACTCAACCATGCAAAAGTAAAAGACTCACAGTTTTTACAGCCTCTTTTTGAGTTCTCGGGAGCGTGTCCGGGATGTGGTGAGACACCTTACATAAAACTTGCAACGCAGCTTTTCGGTGATCGCATGATTGTGGCAAATGCAACAGGATGTTCATCGATCTACGGAGGAAATCTCCCTACAACCCCTTGGGCAACAAACAAAGACGGACTAGGACCTGCCTGGTCTAACTCACTTTTTGAGGACAATGCGGAGTTTGGGCTTGGATTTCGTCTGACAATAGACAAACATGAGGTTCAAGCTAAAGAGCTTGTAAATGAACTTCGTAAGGAGATAGGCGAAGATCTCAGCGATGCAATTTTAGGTGCTACACAAACGCTTGAAGCAGATATTTTTGCACAAAGAGAGCGTGTAAAAGAGCTTAAAAGCAAGATTGAAAAACTAGATAGTGAAGATGCGTGTAATCTCATTAGTTTAGCCGATTATCTGGTAAAAAAATCGGTTTGGATTATAGGCGGTGACGGCTGGGCATATGATATCGGTTACGGCGGGCTTGATCATGTTCTGGCAAGCGGGAAAAATGTTAATATCTTGGTTCTTGATACACAGGTGTATTCAAATACCGGGGGACAACAATCTAAAGCAACACCTGAGGGTGCAGTGGCGAAATTTGCAGCCAGCGGGAAGCCTTCAAATGCAAAAGATTTAGCTCTTATGGCTATGTCATATGAGAATGTATATGTAAGTCGTGTAGCGATGGGTGCCAACTATTCTCAAACAGTAAAAGCGTTTGCCGAAGCGGAAGCGTACGAAGGGGTTTCGATAATCATTGCCTATTCCCACTGTATAGCTCACGGCTACGATCTGAAATATGGAATGGATCAGCAAAAACTTGCAGTTGATTGCGGGCTGTGGCCGATGTTCAGATATAACCCAGAGCTCTTAAAAGAGGGAAAAAATCCTATGCATTTAGATTATAAGGGGCCGAAAATTCCTGTAAAAGATTATATGTACAACGAAACACGATTCTCTATGGTACATCAGGCAGATGCTCAAACAGCGCAAGAGTTCTTAAATGCAGCAGAACAACATGCACAAGACCTATTTAAAAAGTATTCAAAATTGGCTGAGGATTAG
- a CDS encoding HpcH/HpaI aldolase/citrate lyase family protein produces the protein MIDEIIKSYEQRDLEALDRLAVPRYRELNKTKKFRSALMLSCNNIKHLSKIESLEADCIMLNLEDGVSKEEKPFALALCAIFLSRLQKCDKKLVVRVNALDEGGYEEITYLNQFMPDAIRVPKIKTPEEVKAVHALLKDEIELHLSIETAEAWANLAQLSVNERVNTFYLGILDLFADMGLSQGLIDLNNPTMHYMLSHFLITCKSIRVKPVSFVFQDFRDLDTFSKWIELEKSMGYDAKGCISPNQVQLANKMFVDKEEEIKRAKVIVKLFEMHQEEGITGFVDEEYGFIDEPIYKGALKLLEEEN, from the coding sequence ATGATAGATGAAATAATAAAGAGTTATGAACAAAGAGATTTGGAAGCTTTAGACCGTTTAGCCGTACCGAGATACAGAGAGTTAAACAAAACAAAGAAGTTCCGCTCAGCACTTATGCTTTCATGTAACAATATCAAGCACCTCTCAAAGATTGAATCGCTTGAAGCTGATTGTATTATGCTTAATCTTGAAGATGGAGTGAGTAAAGAGGAGAAACCTTTTGCACTTGCGCTGTGTGCTATTTTCTTATCACGTCTGCAAAAGTGCGATAAAAAACTTGTCGTACGTGTTAATGCTTTGGATGAGGGTGGGTACGAAGAGATCACTTATCTTAATCAGTTTATGCCCGATGCTATTCGCGTGCCGAAGATAAAAACACCTGAAGAGGTTAAAGCCGTACATGCTCTTTTAAAAGATGAGATCGAACTGCACCTCTCGATCGAAACAGCCGAAGCATGGGCTAATTTAGCGCAGCTTTCAGTTAATGAGAGGGTAAATACTTTTTATCTTGGAATACTGGATCTCTTTGCAGATATGGGGCTTTCTCAAGGTCTCATTGATCTGAATAATCCTACTATGCATTATATGTTAAGTCATTTTCTCATTACTTGTAAATCTATCAGAGTAAAACCGGTGAGTTTTGTGTTCCAGGATTTTAGAGATCTTGATACATTTTCAAAATGGATCGAGCTTGAAAAATCGATGGGGTATGATGCAAAAGGGTGTATATCTCCAAATCAGGTACAACTTGCAAATAAAATGTTTGTCGATAAAGAAGAGGAGATCAAACGTGCCAAAGTGATCGTAAAACTTTTTGAGATGCACCAAGAAGAAGGTATTACTGGCTTTGTAGATGAAGAATACGGTTTTATAGATGAACCGATATATAAAGGTGCATTAAAATTATTAGAGGAAGAAAATTGA
- the hemL gene encoding glutamate-1-semialdehyde 2,1-aminomutase: MGTQTSKQAFEEAQELIPGGVNSPVRAFKSVGGTPIFITEGEGAYLKDVDGNKYVDYVQSWGPLIFGHRDESIESAVIEAVKHGLSFGAPTQAETELAKLVVGLFDSIDKVRFVSSGTEAVMSAIRLARGYTNRDDIVKFTGCYHGHSDSLLVEAGSGAATFGSPSSPGVPADFTKHTLLAEYNNIESVKKCFADSDNIACVIIEPIAGNMGLVPADKEFLHELRKLCDENGALLIFDEVMSGFRATVNGAESITGVKPDIVTLGKVIGGGMPVGAFGARAEIMAQLSPEGPVYQAGTLSGNPVAMAAGYAALSKLKQNARVIDVLNTRAKRLVEGMQAAARECGITMQIDTRGSMFGFFFNENPVKNFNDATKTDAELFAKFHAGMLAEGYYFACSLYETGFISTAVTDEMIEDTIKASAKVLKEITNG, from the coding sequence ATGGGTACACAAACATCTAAACAAGCATTTGAGGAAGCACAAGAACTTATACCTGGCGGTGTAAATTCTCCCGTGCGTGCATTTAAAAGTGTTGGAGGGACTCCAATCTTTATCACTGAAGGTGAGGGTGCGTATCTTAAAGATGTAGATGGTAATAAGTATGTTGATTATGTACAAAGCTGGGGGCCGTTAATTTTCGGTCATAGAGATGAGAGTATTGAGAGTGCTGTAATTGAAGCGGTAAAACACGGACTAAGTTTCGGAGCTCCTACTCAAGCAGAGACTGAACTAGCAAAACTTGTGGTAGGTCTTTTTGATTCGATCGATAAAGTAAGATTTGTTAGCAGCGGTACGGAAGCGGTTATGAGTGCTATCCGTTTAGCGCGTGGATATACAAACAGAGACGACATCGTAAAATTTACGGGTTGTTATCACGGGCACAGTGACTCACTTTTAGTTGAAGCGGGAAGCGGTGCGGCAACTTTCGGTTCTCCAAGTTCTCCGGGTGTACCTGCTGACTTTACAAAACATACACTTTTAGCTGAGTACAACAACATAGAGAGTGTAAAAAAATGTTTTGCAGACTCTGACAATATCGCATGTGTGATCATTGAACCAATCGCTGGAAATATGGGACTTGTACCTGCTGATAAAGAGTTTTTACATGAACTAAGAAAGTTATGTGATGAAAATGGTGCACTTCTGATTTTCGATGAAGTTATGTCAGGATTCCGTGCTACAGTAAACGGTGCAGAGTCAATTACGGGTGTAAAACCTGACATCGTAACACTTGGAAAAGTGATCGGTGGCGGTATGCCTGTTGGTGCTTTTGGTGCAAGAGCTGAGATTATGGCACAACTTTCACCTGAAGGTCCTGTATATCAAGCAGGAACACTAAGCGGTAACCCTGTTGCTATGGCAGCAGGATATGCGGCACTTTCAAAACTAAAACAAAATGCAAGAGTGATCGATGTTCTTAACACTAGAGCAAAAAGACTTGTTGAGGGTATGCAAGCAGCTGCACGCGAATGCGGTATAACAATGCAGATCGACACGCGTGGAAGTATGTTCGGCTTTTTCTTTAATGAAAACCCTGTTAAAAACTTTAACGATGCTACGAAAACGGACGCTGAACTTTTCGCAAAATTTCATGCAGGAATGTTAGCAGAGGGGTATTACTTCGCTTGTTCACTGTATGAAACAGGTTTCATCTCAACTGCCGTAACGGATGAGATGATTGAAGACACAATTAAAGCAAGTGCAAAAGTACTAAAAGAGATTACAAATGGATAA